In Candidatus Methylomirabilota bacterium, the sequence ACGCCCCGCCAGCGGAGGTTGGGCAAGCGCTCGGGCTCCGGCACCCAGTCGGGGATCGAGACCCGCATGATGACCCGGTCATCCGTCTCGATCTGCCCGTAAGCGCCGAGCTCCACCCGGTCGGAGAAGCCCGTCACCAGCGGCCCCATGTGCGCCCGCAGTGGGAGCGCCGCCAGCCCGACCCGGGGGATCACGAAGAAGAGGCCGGCCGTGATGGCGAGCACCCCCAGGGAGGCGGCGACGGCGAGGCCGAGGAGGGCGCCGCTGGGTCCGGCGCCGCCAGCCCCGACCACCACCCGCCCCGGCACCGGCTCGGCCTCCAGCAGCCCCTGCTGCTGGAGCGTCACCCAGGTGGCGAGGACCACGAACGCGACGAAGACGAAGAGGAACCCGACGCCGAACGCGGACGCCGAGGCGGCGACGAGCATGAAAAAGGCGAGGAACCCCACCGTGCGCGTGTCGCGGACGGTCCGCAGGGTGACGAGCTTGTAGAAGACGAGGAAGAGCAGGAGGCGGACCAGCCCGTCGAGCACGGTCTCCGCGAGATAGAGGATGTCCACCATCGAGGCGGCGGCCGCGACCGCCACCAGCCCGCGCTCGAAGCCGGGCCGGGCCTGGACCCGCGGGCGGAGCCGATCGACCCGCCAGGTCACCGCCAGCGCGGCGATGGCGGCGGCGGCGGCGACCGGCTCGAGGAAGCCGCCGAGATGGAGCGCAACGAGCCCGTCGGCGACCAGGAGGTAGAGGGCGATCCGCAGCGCCGGCGTGGGCGACATGTCAGTCGAGCGAGATGCGGATCTCGCGGAGCGCCGCGGGTGACCCCGCCCCGCGCGCCGGCCCCGGCTCGTACAGGGCGAGCGCGGTGAGGATCCGCCGCGCGTGGCCCCGTCCCCGCCCGAGCGGGACGAAGAGGCCGGGACCGACCAGCTCGACCCCGCCTCCCGCCCGAACGAGGTGCATCATCAGCGACGCCGCCTCGGAGAGCCCGCGCTCGAGCCGGGCCGGGTCCCCCGCGCCGGTGCCGTCGAGCGTGAGCCGCGTGTCCAGGGTCGTGTCCTCCTCGAGCTCGCGCACCGTGAGGACCTGCGCCTTGGCGCTCGAGCGCCAGTGGATGAGCCGCGGGTCGTCTTCCGGTCGGTACTGGCGGAGGTTTCGGAGGTCGTCGCCGCGACCGCGCCGTCGGGTGGCGGCCCCGCCCGCGCCGCCGAGCTGCCGCAGCCGGTCCGGTGCCACCGGCCCCACCGCCGGGAACACCAGGACCTCGGCATCGAGGCCGACCGGCGCCGCCTTGACGAAGAGGCCGAAGGGAAACCGCGTGGTGATTCGCAATCCCGAGAGGCGATGGCAACCGCGGGCCGCCAGCGTGGCCTCCCAGGTGACCAGCCGCTCGGCGCCAGCCTCGAGCTGCGGCAAGTAGAGGACGCGCGCGACGGCCGCCCGGCGGCCGGGGCCGGCGCGCGGCCCGAGGATCTCGATGGCGACGGAGTGGGACGCGCGCCGCCGCTTCGCGTTGGCGACGATCGCCCCGAACAAGGCCGCGCGCCCCGCGTAGACCTCGTCCGGCAGCACCGCGGTCAGACGGAGGCCGCGCAGGGTGAGCTCGGACAGCACCCCGGAGACGACGATGAGCGCCAGCAGCATGGCACAGAGCAGGTAGACCAGGTTGTTCCCGGTGTTGACGGCCGCCACGCCGAGGCCGACGGCCGCGAAGAGGCACCACCAGCCGTCGCGGGTGGGCCAGGTGGTGTGGCGCGGCCGCAGCCGCCGCCACCGGCGCCGCCCGGCCTCGATCACCGCGGGACCCATGCCCTATCGACGCGTCGTGTGACTTGGCCCGGGCCGATCACCGCGGGACCGGGACGTCTTGCACAATGGCCCGGATCACGGCCTCGGCTCCGCTCCCACCGGCGCCCGGCTCCCCCGCCGGCGCCCGGGCGATCACCCGATGCGCGAGAGCCGGTACGGCCAGCGATTTGATGTCGTCCGGGAGGAGGAACTCGCGCCCATCCAGGAGCGCCTGGGCGCGGGCGGCCCGCAGCAGGGCCAGCGAGCCCCGCGGGCTCACCCCGAGCGTGAGGAGCTCGGAGCTCCGGGTCGCGGTCACCAGGGCCATCAGGTAGTCGAGGACGGCGTCGTCGGCGCGCACGCGATCCGTCGCGTCCTGGAGCGCCAGGACGTCGGCGATGCCGAGGACCGGCGCCAGCGTCTCGAGGGCCGGCGTGGCGGCGCCCCGGAGGATGACCTTCTCGTCGTCCGTCCCGGGGTAGCCGATCCGGATTCGCAGGAGGAAGCGGTCGAGCTGAGACTCCGGCAAGGGATAGGTCCCCTCGTACTCGCGGGGGTTCTGGGTGGCCAGCACCATGAACGGGCGCGGCAGCGGATAGGTCGAGTGGTCGAGGGACACCTGAGCCTCGTTCATGGCCTCCAGCAGGCTCGACTGCGTCTTCGGCGTGGTCCGATTGATCTCGTCGGCGAGCACGATGTTGGTGAAGAGGGGCCCGGGCTTGAACGCGAACTCGCCGCGCTCCGGCTGCCAGACCGAGACGCCGAGAACGTCGGACGGCAGCATGTCCGAGGTGAACTGGATACGCTGGAAGCCCACGCCGATGGACCGGGCGAGCGCCGCGGCCAGGGTCGTCTTGCCCACGCCCGGCACGTCTTCGATCAGGAGATGCCCGCGGGCGAGCAACCCGATGACGGCCAGGCGCACGACCTCGGGCTTCCCCACCAGGGCGCGCCCGACGTTCGCCTCCAGGCGGCGGATCAGCTCCAGGGCGGGTCCCACGGGACCCATAGTACCCCTGAATCCGGCGCCGCCCTACCGGGGACGCAGGAAAACCTGCGTCACGGAGTACGTCTCGCCCTGCCGCCAGACGCCGACGCCCGTCTCCGTGAGCTCGGCGCTCGCCGCACCAGTCCCTCCGCCGGCTCGCTGTTCCTTGTCGCGGACGGCTGTGCCACTATGGATTCGATGAAGGCCACCAAGTACCTGCTCATCGGCGGCGGGCTCGCCGCCGGCCAGGCGGCGAAGGCGCTCCGCGAAGCCGACGCGCACGGCCCCGTGACCCTGGTCGGCGAGGAGCCCTACGTGCCCTACGACCGGCCGCCGCTGTCCAAAGAGTTCCTGCGCGGCGAGAAGCCCCGCGACGCGCTCTTCTTCGACCCCGAGTCGTACTTTCACGAGCACGCGGTCGAGCTCGTCCTGGGCACCACCGTCGAGCGGCTCGACCTCGCCGGCAAGACCGCGGCGCTCGCCAACGGCGAGGTGGTCGCTTTCGAGAAGGCGCTCATCGCCACCGGCGGCCGGCCCGTCCGCCTGCGGCTCCCCGGCGGGGACCTTTCGGGCGTCCACTATCTCCGGACCCTGGACGACTCCGCCGCCATCGCGGCCGAGGCATCCCCCGGCCGGCGCGCGGTCCTGATCGGCGCGGGCTTCATCGGGATGGAGGTCGCCGCCTCGCTGACCCAGCGGGGCGTCCGGGTCACCGTCATCGAGACCCAGCCCCACATCTGGGCCCGCTTCGCCGACGCGACGCTGGCCGGGTTCGTCCAGGACTGCTGCACCCGTCGCGGCGTCGTCTTCCACACGAGCGAGGCGGTCCGCGAGATCCGCGGGGAGAGCCGAACATCGTCCGTCGTCACCCGGTCCGGGAAGGAGCTTCCCTGCGACTTCGTGTGCATCGGCGTGGGAATCGTGCCCAACGTCGAGCTGGCGCAGGCGGCCGGCCTGGCCGTCGACAACGGCGTGGTCGTCGACGAGCACCTCCGGTCGAGCCACCCGGACGTCTACGCGGCGGGCGACGTCGCCAACTACCTCGACCCCGTGGCCGGCAAGCGGCGCCGAGTGGAGCACTGGGGCCACGCCGAGTACTGCGGGCAGCTCGCCGGGCAGAACATGGCCGGGTCCGGCAACCCTTACGACCTCCTCACCTACGTGTGGTCCGACATCTTCGATCTCCACCTGGAGTTCGCGGGCGACGAGAGCGAACACGACCAGGTCCTGCTGCGGGGCCGCCTCGAGGACGGGGCCTTCACCGTCCTCTACCTGAAGGGTCACGTGCTGACCGCCTACTTCGCGGTCAACACGGGCTCGAAGGAGTTTCCCGCCCTCCAGCGCCTCATCCGGCAGAAGAAGGACCTGGCCGGCCGCGAAGCAGAGATCCAGGACCCGACGTTCGCCCTCAAGGGGCTCCGCTGAGCGCGAGCGCATCGAAGAGGAGCGCGCGGTACATGGTCAGGCTCCCGGCTGGTGCCGCCTCAGATGCCCTTGGCCTCCCGCCAGGCGCGGATCTGGTCGCCGTGTTCCTTGTAGTGATGCGCGCTGTTCAAGTCGACGATCCGGTAGGCCGTCCGGTCCGGCTGGTAGCGCTCCTCGGGTACCCGGTCCGCGGCCTGCATGAAGTAGGCGTGCGATCGATCGAACTCGAGGAGAACGTCGGTCACCTCCCGGTCGCGGGCCGCCGCCGCGAACGTCGCGTTCCAGGCATCGGCGTCTTCGTAGCTGACGCCCGGCGGGACCGGCCGCTCGCTGCGGGCCAGCCGTTCCAGGGCCGGCCCGAGCTCCCGATGCCAGCCGGACATGTGGGCCACGATGTCCCGGATGCTCCAGGCTCCCAGCCACACCTCGGTGAGCCGCTCCTCGTTGAGCCCGTCGATCGTCTCGTGAAAGGCGGTGTACTCGCGCGCCGCCCGGGCCAGCAGGTCCTGCTTGTGGCTCATGACGTCTGTCCTCCCCCGATCCATCTTCGCATAGATCGGCGCCCGGCAGGCGTGACGCGTCAGTCGGCGCCGCCGACCCGCCGCGTGCGCAGGGCCGGCGCCGCCATCACGATCAGGATCAGGACCGTGGCGATGACGAAGCCGAGGCTGATCGGCCGGGTGAGGAACACCGAGGGATCGCCGCGCGACATCAGCAGCGCCCGCCGGAGATTTTCCTCCAGCATCGGCCCCAGCACGAACCCGAGCAGCATCGGCGCC encodes:
- a CDS encoding DUF58 domain-containing protein; translated protein: MGPAVIEAGRRRWRRLRPRHTTWPTRDGWWCLFAAVGLGVAAVNTGNNLVYLLCAMLLALIVVSGVLSELTLRGLRLTAVLPDEVYAGRAALFGAIVANAKRRRASHSVAIEILGPRAGPGRRAAVARVLYLPQLEAGAERLVTWEATLAARGCHRLSGLRITTRFPFGLFVKAAPVGLDAEVLVFPAVGPVAPDRLRQLGGAGGAATRRRGRGDDLRNLRQYRPEDDPRLIHWRSSAKAQVLTVRELEEDTTLDTRLTLDGTGAGDPARLERGLSEAASLMMHLVRAGGGVELVGPGLFVPLGRGRGHARRILTALALYEPGPARGAGSPAALREIRISLD
- a CDS encoding MoxR family ATPase is translated as MGPVGPALELIRRLEANVGRALVGKPEVVRLAVIGLLARGHLLIEDVPGVGKTTLAAALARSIGVGFQRIQFTSDMLPSDVLGVSVWQPERGEFAFKPGPLFTNIVLADEINRTTPKTQSSLLEAMNEAQVSLDHSTYPLPRPFMVLATQNPREYEGTYPLPESQLDRFLLRIRIGYPGTDDEKVILRGAATPALETLAPVLGIADVLALQDATDRVRADDAVLDYLMALVTATRSSELLTLGVSPRGSLALLRAARAQALLDGREFLLPDDIKSLAVPALAHRVIARAPAGEPGAGGSGAEAVIRAIVQDVPVPR
- a CDS encoding FAD-dependent oxidoreductase, producing MKATKYLLIGGGLAAGQAAKALREADAHGPVTLVGEEPYVPYDRPPLSKEFLRGEKPRDALFFDPESYFHEHAVELVLGTTVERLDLAGKTAALANGEVVAFEKALIATGGRPVRLRLPGGDLSGVHYLRTLDDSAAIAAEASPGRRAVLIGAGFIGMEVAASLTQRGVRVTVIETQPHIWARFADATLAGFVQDCCTRRGVVFHTSEAVREIRGESRTSSVVTRSGKELPCDFVCIGVGIVPNVELAQAAGLAVDNGVVVDEHLRSSHPDVYAAGDVANYLDPVAGKRRRVEHWGHAEYCGQLAGQNMAGSGNPYDLLTYVWSDIFDLHLEFAGDESEHDQVLLRGRLEDGAFTVLYLKGHVLTAYFAVNTGSKEFPALQRLIRQKKDLAGREAEIQDPTFALKGLR
- a CDS encoding ClbS/DfsB family four-helix bundle protein; this encodes MSHKQDLLARAAREYTAFHETIDGLNEERLTEVWLGAWSIRDIVAHMSGWHRELGPALERLARSERPVPPGVSYEDADAWNATFAAAARDREVTDVLLEFDRSHAYFMQAADRVPEERYQPDRTAYRIVDLNSAHHYKEHGDQIRAWREAKGI